The following is a genomic window from Penaeus chinensis breed Huanghai No. 1 chromosome 7, ASM1920278v2, whole genome shotgun sequence.
GGCTCTATGGGGCCCAAGTTCTCATCTGTGTCAGGGTCTGGAATATCTGCCTCAGTCTTCAGTGGCTGTAAGCAGAAATATGATTAGTGTTCAGGTCAAGTTAAAAATGACTTTGGTTAATAAGcacaaaaaataccaaaaatgGTAAACACTAAATCTTACTGCTAGCAGACTGAAAatctattttataataataacacataacaaACTATGTATAACATAATCATACTGCTCATGATCTATGCAAGCACTTGTCTCACCACAAACGAATCATTGAAGACACTCTGCGAAggttcatcagcagcagcaagggGAGGAATGTTCAGTCTTTCCCTTAGGATAGCAAGTATGGAGTCAACAAGGACTTGTGTGGACCCTAAGAATCTCTCCCAAACCAGCCGCCCTTGGCGACGCATGTAGAGAATATCAGCATCCGACAGTGAGCGAAGCAAGAAGTGTACTTCCGTAACTCGTGATTTCGGAAAAGTGAGTGCCAACTTACGCCAGTCAATGGTCTCACTCAAAGGAAATTCCACATGATTCCCAAGAATGACTGGAACTGCCCCATATTTCAAGGCTTCAAACATTCTTGCTTGGAAAGTAACAGTAGATATTTCTGTTGGGTTTGGAGGGGCCAACACTAAAGTAAAGGTAGAATCTCGCAACACTTGAGTCCTCATTGATTCAGTCTCACAAATCTGCCACTCCTCCAGGTCACCATACCCACCACTACCTTGACATGTAAACTGCAGGAGAAACTGGTCATCTGTGCGAGTCTTCTCAAGCTGCATCAATTCCTCCACCACAGCAACTTCCTCCCTCATGCTTGGATTGTTTGAAGGAGGCTGCTCTTCCTTATCTAGGTAGTTTCTTAGCCTTGGTAGTTCCCCCTGGAAGGATAACAAGTACCTTCTCTTGGAAGGAACCATTGGAGGAAGATTGTGCCAAAGGTCTCCCCCAGGAAGGCCAAGCAGCGGTGGGGCAACTATGTCGAAACCTGGGCGGTATAAGTGAGAGTAGAAATGGGCCTGCACTGTGAGAGCTCGACCTGTGTTTACACCATCAAAGACATTCCTGCTGTAGATTGTGCGGCCGAGATTCAAGAGAACATGGTTTCGACCATCACCATTCCAGTAGGGGAGACTATGCAGGTTTTCCTCAAGATTAACTTTATCCACAGAAGAACCTATGCTTTCACCTACTAAGGCTACAAATATGCAAGCCTCATCAGGATCCATAGTAATATGAGCATTATAACCAAGTGCTTGTCTAACTGTTGTTTTCACAAAGACTTCCAAATCACTGGTGGATATTCTATATTGATCCACATCATAGTGGTACACAGGAAAATTTGATAGCACTGAACACCTTGAGTAATCAAAGCAGTTATGCATACGACACTGAGCAACGCTCTGGGCACTTGGTGTCGGAAGACGGATGCTGTTCTCATGGGTCGCAGTGATCCTCTTAGGAGCTACAATGTGTGGCATGTTCTTCTCAAACACTTCTCTTTGTGCAAGGAGAGCCTGAAAGAGAAAACAACTATGAACTCCTTTTCAATTAATAATATTTggcccttaaaatctatgaatcACATTCctaaacatatgtaaatgttaAACATTTGCAAATGCTGTgtttatcactgatattgttagGCTAGCATATAAAAAGACTGgaaatcacataattatcacgtCCATTTTACATTGTTAATTAATCCTTTTataggatatgtatacatatgtatataacatatcagTATTATCCTATGCTTGGCTAAGAACATTAATTGAATACAAAAAGTAAACACCTCCAgtttgaatcacacacacacacacacacacacacacacacacacaaaacctactTTTTATGAAATGAGTTTGGAAAACAATTAAAGGTAATAACTGCCCaccacatgagagagagagcaggaagaggatgCCCACATtcaactattactactgccaccaccaccactactactagtactgctattactactattacttctaatactacatctattactacaactactactattactactacaacttctgctaccattataactactactactactagcactactactgctactactattactattacaactaccactgctactactgttactactaggcTTATTACTACTCATACTGCTGCtacttcttttactactactactactactaccactaatacactacttctactattactactactactactactgttactactactactgcttctattacAACTGtgactactacaactaatacaaTTAGTAACATTGCTGTCATACTACCACCATTCTaagctgatatatataaaattttcaaAGAGTACTTACAATAACCAATCGGTCAGTTACTTCCCACCCAGAATCAGCACCTCACCTGTTCAACACTAGTCTTGAGCCTCTCAAGCTCTGTCTTGATCCGACCTTCTTCCTGTCGAAGGCTCTCCACTCGGGCTGTGGCTAATGCTATATTTTCCTGTAGTTGCTGGCGATGCTGCTCCAGATCTCGGAGCTCATTAAGGACAGATGCTGCaaggtgaatatatattcattacttaAGCAATTAGTAATAGGGATGATAAATAAGAGTGGGAGTGCATGCTGCTTGGAGTTAAATGTACTAATAAATTTCTATAAACATTCCGTTCAAAAACATTTACTATACTATCTACTATAGTCATGATGTGATGACTATAACCAACACATATATCTTTAACCTACATGAGATGATGATCACTGAACTTACCTTTGATTGAAAGAAGTTCTTGCACTCTTGCCTTGGCATTGTCACACTTGAGGCCCGAGAGGTCTGCCAGAGGGTCATTTGAGTCCAGCAACAGATGTCTTTCATGGCCCAGAGATACATCACTTCCAACCTGGTTGTTCAAGCAACTTTATTAccattaacagaaaaataagaacacaGTAAATTATTGCTCAAAGGTCACATAACAAACAATTGCATTTTTAAGAAGTACTGGGTTTCTtcatataataatttttgtttacAGTTATTCAGCAAATCAGTCATACCTAGTTATAAATATAACCAAAAGAACTTTAACATTATATGCACATAACACAAATGACACTACAAAACCCATATACAATGGCCACCACCAAAAGCACCATTGCCACTGACCTTTGAGAGGTAGTAGTGAGCACAGAGAGGAGCAATAATCAGGATGAGCAGGATGAGGGGCACTACCCTTGACATGCGTAGGATGCAGCTCCCAGGCACCATGGACTGGCCTCCCCCCCCAGCACTCAGCCTTCCATACGAACTGTTCCGCATCTTGGGTGAACCAGTGGTACTCTACATCACTCCCAATATAGCACTCAGCAGTAAACTATCTAGTTCTTTCTGCAGTTCTCATGTCTAGGGAAAGGTTCTTTTCCACTGGTCATTTCCTTGCTTGTCTGGTCCTCAATGGATGCATTgtcaattgtttttctttctttttaacttggCATACACTCAAGTTGCTGACATGCTTTATGGAGACTCCAATATTTCTCTACATTTGTGGAATTTTctcgttattttctttatataatgcAAAATATCTACGAATACCTACATGCCCTGAACGGTGGAAATGAAAGGAAACAGCAATCTATTTGATCCTTTTTAGTGTTGACTTATTTCCACCTCAATCATCCTCTTTCAGTGTGCTCTGGAAAATAAAGCATATTATACATTAAACTCctaaaatgtagaaaatgtaaatGACATGACATTCATCCCTAGTTGCCTTTCCTAGAAACCAAAATTAATGCAAATGAATAACCATACAtaaaatctatgtatatgttactTACAGCAatatcatatgtatgtctatataaatatatacatacatacatacatgcacagtatgtgtgtgtttgtgtgtgtttgtgtttgtgtttgtgtgtgtttgtgtgtgtgtgtgtgtgtgtgtgtgtgtgtgtgtgtgtgtgtgtgtgtgtgtgtgtgtgtgtgtgtgtgtgtgtgtgtgtacacatctatccatctatctatttatgtatatatagatagacagatagttatgaATAGATGTAGctagatatttgtgtatgtatatatatatatatatataaatatatatatatacacacatatatatatatatatacacatatacatatacatttatatatatatatatatatatatatatatatatgtatatgtatatgaatatatataatatatatacatataaatacatacatacacatatatgaatatatacacatatacatgcatatacatatgtatatatatatttatatatatacatatatatacatatatatacatatatataaacatatatatatatatatatatgtatatgtgtgtgtgtgtgtgtgtgtgtgtgtgtgtgtgtgtgtgtgtgtgtgtgtgtgtgtgtgtgtgtgtatgtatatatacatgcatgcatacatacatacatacatacatacatacatacatacatacatacacacacaaacacacacacacacaaacatatatattatatatatatatacaaaatatatatatatatacaaaatatatatatatataataaatatatacatatataatatatatatatatatatatatacatatatgaatatatacacatatacatgcatatacatatgtatatatatatatatttatatataaatatacatatacatatatatatatacacatatatatatatatatatatatatatatatatatatatatatatatatatatgtgtgtgtgtgtatgtgtgtgtgttgtgtgtgtgtgaatgggagtgtgagtgtgagtgtgagtgtgagtgtgagtgtgagtgtgagtgtaagtgtgtgtgtgtatacatacatacatacacacacacacacacacacacacacacacacacacacacacacacacacacacacatacacacacacacatatatatatatatacttatttatttgatatatatatatatatatatatatatatatatttatatgatatttatatgatatttatatgatatatatatataaatatatatatatattattcatcatatatcatatattcatatatctat
Proteins encoded in this region:
- the LOC125027164 gene encoding exostosin-3-like, with translation MRNSSYGRLSAGGGGQSMVPGSCILRMSRVVPLILLILIIAPLCAHYYLSKVGSDVSLGHERHLLLDSNDPLADLSGLKCDNAKARVQELLSIKASVLNELRDLEQHRQQLQENIALATARVESLRQEEGRIKTELERLKTSVEQALLAQREVFEKNMPHIVAPKRITATHENSIRLPTPSAQSVAQCRMHNCFDYSRCSVLSNFPVYHYDVDQYRISTSDLEVFVKTTVRQALGYNAHITMDPDEACIFVALVGESIGSSVDKVNLEENLHSLPYWNGDGRNHVLLNLGRTIYSRNVFDGVNTGRALTVQAHFYSHLYRPGFDIVAPPLLGLPGGDLWHNLPPMVPSKRRYLLSFQGELPRLRNYLDKEEQPPSNNPSMREEVAVVEELMQLEKTRTDDQFLLQFTCQGSGGYGDLEEWQICETESMRTQVLRDSTFTLVLAPPNPTEISTVTFQARMFEALKYGAVPVILGNHVEFPLSETIDWRKLALTFPKSRVTEVHFLLRSLSDADILYMRRQGRLVWERFLGSTQVLVDSILAILRERLNIPPLAAADEPSQSVFNDSFVPLKTEADIPDPDTDENLGPIEPPFPSVSFTRNYTISLLTGYELWNVWGDPFNLYPNLPNNPILPTEAKFSGSQLGFRPINSGSGGSGKEFSESLGGNLPREQFTIVMLTYEREQVLLNSLARLYGLPYLNKVIVVWNSPKPPPEDLRWPDIKVPVQVIRAERNSLNNRFLPYSEIETEAVLSVDDDAHLRHDEIVFGFRVWREERERIVGFPGRYHAWDLNYGGWLYNSNYSCELSMVLTGAAFFHKYYANMYSHVMPQAIRDKVDEYMNCEDIAMNFLVSHITRKPPVKVTSRWTFRCPGCPVSLSEDDSHFTERHKCINFFTQVYGYNPLLNTQYRVDSVLFKTRLPHDKQKCFKFI